The proteins below come from a single Deltaproteobacteria bacterium PRO3 genomic window:
- the gspF gene encoding type II secretion system protein GspF codes for MPVFSYKGMDAAGKKTAGIIDAENLKAARAKLRKINVFPTEVVEGGKSGSGAIGSAGGFDLKKFFNKPKVNDVANMTRQLSTLINANIPLVDALSALVEQIEQPTLKSALSEIREKVREGIRLADAMRAYPHIFGDLYINMVHAGEVSGALDTVLVRLADFTEGQARLNSKVKGALTYPVVMGVVGIVLMSFLLVFVVPKIAKIFEDAKATLPLPTRVMLGISGFLQNYWYIAIIVVAIIFYAVKKYKVKPNGRKFFDKMSLRMPIFGDMFRMIAVSRFCRTLSTLLGAGVQLMPSLDIVKGIVDNVVLTEVIEETRNSVKEGESIAEPLKRSGQFPPLVTHMIGIGEKTGELETMLEKVADTYDDQVETKVSTLTTLLEPLMIVVMGGVVAAIVLSILLPILKMNQMVR; via the coding sequence ATGCCCGTATTTTCATACAAAGGAATGGACGCCGCCGGCAAGAAGACCGCCGGCATCATCGACGCCGAAAACCTCAAGGCGGCGCGGGCCAAGCTGCGCAAGATCAACGTCTTTCCCACCGAAGTGGTCGAGGGCGGCAAAAGTGGGAGCGGCGCGATCGGGTCGGCGGGCGGCTTCGACCTGAAGAAATTTTTCAACAAGCCCAAGGTCAACGACGTCGCCAATATGACGCGGCAGCTCTCGACCCTGATCAACGCCAACATCCCCTTAGTCGACGCCCTTTCCGCCCTGGTCGAGCAGATCGAGCAGCCCACCCTCAAATCGGCCCTCTCCGAGATCCGCGAGAAGGTCCGCGAGGGTATCCGGCTGGCCGACGCCATGCGCGCCTACCCGCACATCTTCGGCGATCTCTACATCAACATGGTCCACGCCGGCGAGGTCTCGGGCGCCCTCGACACCGTCCTGGTCCGGCTTGCGGACTTCACTGAGGGCCAGGCCCGCCTGAACAGCAAGGTAAAAGGCGCCCTGACCTACCCGGTCGTCATGGGCGTGGTCGGCATCGTCCTGATGAGCTTCCTCCTGGTTTTCGTCGTCCCGAAGATTGCCAAGATCTTCGAGGACGCGAAAGCGACCTTGCCGCTCCCGACCCGCGTCATGCTGGGGATCAGCGGCTTTTTGCAAAATTATTGGTATATCGCGATCATCGTGGTCGCGATCATTTTCTACGCGGTCAAGAAGTACAAGGTCAAGCCCAACGGCCGGAAGTTCTTCGACAAGATGAGCCTGAGGATGCCGATCTTCGGGGACATGTTCCGGATGATCGCCGTCAGCCGCTTCTGCCGGACCCTCTCGACCCTCCTGGGCGCGGGCGTCCAGCTGATGCCCTCCCTCGACATCGTCAAGGGCATCGTCGACAACGTGGTCCTGACGGAGGTCATCGAGGAGACCCGCAACTCGGTCAAGGAGGGCGAATCCATCGCCGAGCCGCTCAAACGCAGCGGCCAGTTTCCGCCCCTGGTGACCCACATGATCGGCATTGGCGAGAAGACCGGCGAGCTCGAGACCATGCTCGAGAAGGTGGCCGACACCTACGACGACCAGGTCGAGACC